One Kineococcus aurantiacus genomic window carries:
- a CDS encoding DeoR/GlpR family DNA-binding transcription regulator: MLAHQRQELILDAVRAHGGVRVADLVDRLGVSEMTVRRDIGELSRQGLVARVHGGAAALGRSSEEPGFAAKSTLRTDAKRAIARAAARFAEPGASVALSAGTTTVALAAELRAVTDLTAVTNSPRVADVLHDAGRTVVLSGGVRTPSDALVGPVARASLRALHVDVLFLGVHGLDVRAGLTTPNLLEADTNRALMDCAARVVVVADASKHGVVGLASFADLDAVDVLVTDGALDPADRPALADHVGELVIAAPLEEPR, encoded by the coding sequence GTGCTGGCCCATCAGCGGCAGGAGCTGATCCTCGACGCGGTCCGCGCGCACGGCGGTGTGCGCGTGGCCGACCTCGTCGACCGGCTCGGCGTCTCGGAGATGACCGTCCGCCGCGACATCGGCGAGCTGTCCCGGCAGGGGCTCGTCGCCCGCGTCCACGGCGGCGCCGCCGCCCTGGGCCGCTCCAGCGAGGAACCCGGCTTCGCCGCCAAGTCGACCCTGCGCACCGACGCCAAGCGGGCCATCGCCCGGGCCGCCGCCCGCTTCGCCGAACCCGGCGCCTCCGTCGCGCTGTCGGCCGGGACGACGACCGTCGCCCTGGCCGCCGAGCTGCGCGCCGTCACCGACCTCACCGCCGTCACCAACTCCCCCCGCGTCGCCGACGTCCTGCACGACGCCGGCCGGACGGTCGTGCTCTCCGGCGGCGTCCGCACCCCCTCGGACGCCCTCGTGGGCCCCGTCGCCCGCGCCTCGCTGCGCGCGCTGCACGTCGACGTCCTCTTCCTCGGCGTGCACGGCCTCGACGTCCGCGCCGGTCTCACCACCCCCAACCTGCTCGAGGCCGACACCAACCGCGCCCTCATGGACTGCGCCGCCCGCGTCGTCGTCGTCGCCGACGCCTCCAAGCACGGCGTCGTCGGGCTCGCCTCCTTCGCCGACCTCGACGCCGTCGACGTCCTCGTCACCGACGGGGCCCTCGACCCCGCCGACCGCCCCGCCCTGGCCGACCACGTCGGCGAGCTCGTGATCGCCGCCCCCCTGGAGGAACCCCGATGA
- the galT gene encoding galactose-1-phosphate uridylyltransferase — protein MTHPFRKTTVAMADGRELIHFDDTEPWLSGERVRSAVDHRPLPPADETLRGGSQVRFDPLTGDWIAMASHRNDRTLMPPPDQDPLAPTVPGGFPTEIADSSYDVVAFENRFPSFSNRIGGQAGFLDGEELWPTRPAAGRCEVVCFTSDTRGSFATLTPHRARTVLEAWIDRTEALNATEGVEQVFVFENRGEEIGVTLPHPHGQIYGYPFVTPRTATMLRRAREHREATGRNLFRDVLDAERRAGDRVVLSTEHFTAYVPAAARWPVEVHLAPHRDVPDLAALTDAERADLVGAYLDLLGRLDRYYPDDHPMPYIAGWFQAPAHEGREEFRLHLQVFSVQRGPGKVKFLAGSESAMAAWINDTTPEKVAARLREVSQ, from the coding sequence ATGACCCACCCGTTCCGCAAGACGACGGTCGCCATGGCCGACGGCCGGGAACTGATCCACTTCGACGACACCGAACCGTGGTTGTCGGGCGAGCGCGTCCGCTCCGCCGTCGACCACCGGCCGCTGCCGCCCGCCGACGAGACCCTGCGCGGCGGTTCCCAGGTGCGGTTCGACCCCCTGACCGGCGACTGGATCGCCATGGCCTCCCACCGCAACGACCGCACCCTCATGCCGCCGCCGGACCAGGACCCGCTGGCCCCCACCGTCCCCGGCGGCTTCCCCACCGAGATCGCCGACTCCAGCTACGACGTCGTCGCGTTCGAGAACCGGTTCCCCTCGTTCTCGAACCGCATCGGCGGGCAGGCCGGGTTCCTCGACGGCGAGGAGCTGTGGCCCACGCGCCCGGCCGCCGGGCGCTGCGAGGTCGTGTGCTTCACCTCCGACACCCGCGGCTCGTTCGCGACCCTGACCCCGCACCGCGCGCGGACGGTGCTCGAGGCGTGGATCGACCGCACCGAGGCGCTCAACGCGACCGAGGGCGTGGAGCAGGTCTTCGTCTTCGAGAACCGCGGCGAGGAGATCGGCGTCACCCTCCCCCACCCGCACGGGCAGATCTACGGCTACCCCTTCGTGACCCCCAGGACCGCGACCATGCTGCGCCGGGCCCGCGAGCACCGCGAGGCCACGGGCCGCAACCTGTTCCGCGACGTCCTGGACGCCGAACGGCGCGCCGGGGACCGCGTCGTGCTCTCCACCGAGCACTTCACCGCCTACGTCCCCGCCGCCGCGCGCTGGCCCGTCGAGGTCCACCTCGCCCCCCACCGCGACGTCCCGGACCTGGCGGCGCTCACCGACGCCGAGCGCGCCGACCTCGTGGGCGCCTACCTGGACCTGCTCGGCCGGCTCGACCGGTACTACCCCGACGACCACCCGATGCCCTACATCGCCGGCTGGTTCCAGGCCCCCGCCCACGAGGGGCGCGAGGAGTTCCGGCTGCACCTGCAGGTGTTCAGCGTGCAGCGCGGCCCCGGCAAGGTGAAGTTCCTCGCCGGCTCCGAATCGGCCATGGCGGCCTGGATCAACGACACGACGCCCGAGAAGGTGGCGGCCCGACTCCGCGAGGTTTCCCAGTGA
- a CDS encoding YhjD/YihY/BrkB family envelope integrity protein: MSGAIDQAKSAVGTVQRTLPARAWKKYGDARGNVLAGGVAYFAFFSIFPALAVALTLTGFVMQGTPELRDWVVRNLVAGLNDYVPGLVHEGSSPAGGGGNGIYIDDYLNSTTLTWTLLVSVATGLFTGIGWVDGMRQGVRAVFGEDSGGGNFAVVKLRDLGGMAIIGSGVLLSVVSVVATNAAGEFLLDAMGFEPSTWSRWLLAALGFAVSFVIDTLTFLAVFRFLPGADVPLRDLLQGAVLGGIGIGVLKQFGTTIASRSADGGAFVGSAVTLVVLLVLMNLIGRLVLLAAALAAVRAEDNGSLHPDLMAQARLAVPLGPEVPDDLRPGAPRRRVPFLSGVVLGVVGASALKLVRRSGR; this comes from the coding sequence GTGAGCGGCGCCATCGACCAGGCCAAGAGCGCCGTGGGAACCGTCCAGCGCACGCTGCCGGCGCGGGCGTGGAAGAAGTACGGCGACGCGCGCGGCAACGTCCTGGCCGGCGGCGTCGCCTACTTCGCCTTCTTCTCGATCTTCCCCGCGCTCGCGGTCGCACTGACCCTGACCGGCTTCGTCATGCAGGGCACCCCCGAGCTGCGGGACTGGGTCGTGCGCAACCTCGTCGCGGGCCTCAACGACTACGTGCCCGGCCTCGTCCACGAGGGGTCCAGCCCCGCCGGGGGCGGCGGCAACGGCATCTACATCGACGACTACCTCAACTCCACGACGCTCACGTGGACGCTGCTGGTGTCCGTGGCCACCGGGCTGTTCACCGGCATCGGCTGGGTCGACGGCATGCGCCAGGGCGTGCGGGCGGTCTTCGGGGAGGACTCCGGCGGCGGCAACTTCGCCGTCGTCAAGCTGCGCGACCTCGGCGGCATGGCCATCATCGGCTCCGGGGTGCTGCTGTCCGTCGTCTCGGTCGTGGCGACCAACGCGGCGGGGGAGTTCCTGCTGGACGCCATGGGCTTCGAGCCCTCCACCTGGTCGCGCTGGCTGCTGGCCGCGCTCGGCTTCGCGGTCTCGTTCGTCATCGACACCCTGACCTTCCTGGCCGTCTTCCGCTTCCTGCCCGGGGCCGACGTGCCCCTGCGGGACCTGCTGCAGGGCGCCGTCCTGGGCGGCATCGGCATCGGCGTCCTCAAGCAGTTCGGCACGACCATCGCCAGCCGCAGCGCCGACGGCGGGGCCTTCGTCGGCTCGGCCGTCACCCTGGTGGTGCTGCTGGTCCTCATGAACCTCATCGGCCGCCTCGTGCTGCTGGCCGCGGCCCTGGCCGCCGTCCGGGCCGAGGACAACGGCTCCCTGCACCCCGACCTCATGGCCCAGGCCCGGCTCGCCGTGCCGCTGGGGCCGGAGGTGCCGGACGACCTGCGCCCCGGCGCGCCGCGGCGCCGCGTCCCGTTCCTGTCCGGGGTCGTCCTGGGCGTCGTCGGGGCGAGCGCGCTGAAGCTGGTGCGCCGCAGCGGCCGCTGA
- a CDS encoding SCO4848 family membrane protein has protein sequence MVLSKPVSWFLVLFGVWSWFIWPNFLRNIWGDPRSFDDGAQPFLLVHLVLVVVSLVLGTAIAVIGVRGLRGLRGSARRPGGH, from the coding sequence GTGGTCCTGTCGAAGCCCGTCAGCTGGTTCCTCGTCCTGTTCGGCGTCTGGAGCTGGTTCATCTGGCCCAACTTCCTGCGCAACATCTGGGGCGACCCGCGCTCGTTCGACGACGGCGCCCAGCCGTTCCTCCTCGTCCACCTCGTGCTCGTCGTCGTGAGCCTGGTGCTGGGGACGGCGATCGCCGTCATCGGCGTCCGCGGGCTGCGCGGTCTGCGAGGATCGGCCCGCCGCCCCGGCGGCCACTGA
- a CDS encoding 2'-5' RNA ligase family protein, with amino-acid sequence MTSGRVQVIGVSIPVPEPHASELTAWRGEFGDPLAHAIPPHITLLPPFELADADLDAARDHLAATAATGTPFDVHLRGTATFRPVSPVVFIQLARGISECELLQAAIRTGPLAAEINFPFHPHVTVAHDVDEESLDRAELVLRDWEATFTVKGFSLYEHGADGVWRPREDFTFLQ; translated from the coding sequence GTGACGTCAGGACGGGTCCAGGTCATCGGGGTCTCCATCCCGGTGCCCGAACCGCACGCCTCGGAGCTGACGGCCTGGCGCGGCGAGTTCGGCGACCCCCTCGCGCACGCCATCCCCCCGCACATCACCCTCCTGCCGCCCTTCGAGCTGGCCGACGCCGACCTCGACGCCGCCCGCGACCACCTCGCGGCCACGGCCGCGACGGGGACGCCGTTCGACGTGCACCTGCGCGGCACGGCGACCTTCCGCCCCGTCTCGCCCGTCGTCTTCATCCAGCTCGCCCGCGGCATCTCCGAGTGCGAGCTCCTGCAGGCCGCCATCCGCACCGGCCCGCTCGCGGCGGAGATCAACTTCCCGTTCCACCCCCACGTCACCGTCGCCCACGACGTCGACGAGGAGTCGCTGGACCGCGCCGAACTCGTGTTGCGCGACTGGGAGGCGACCTTCACCGTGAAGGGGTTCAGCCTCTACGAGCACGGCGCCGACGGCGTCTGGCGGCCACGGGAGGACTTCACCTTCCTGCAGTGA
- a CDS encoding substrate-binding domain-containing protein, whose protein sequence is MPSPSAPTLNSVAARAGVSRATAGRVLAGYGRVSDAAREAVLRAAAELAYVPNQAARSLVTRRTGSVALVVVEPVERFFADSYFPLVLSGAQARLAEREVQLVLVVLSTERERERFERYARGGHVDGAILVSVHGPDPLPQHLQDAGIPVVLSGRPYDEGSTVPFVSADNVGGARTATRHLLERGCRRVVTVAGPMDMRVGQERLAGFRTELRAQHRRFSAGLAEVGDFTADGGRAATRVLLERWPDLDGVFAANDLMAAGALQALAAAGRAVPGQVRVVGFDDAPLAAAATPPLTTVRQPVVEMGRELAGLLLALVDGAPGVADVVVPTQLVERATS, encoded by the coding sequence GTGCCGAGCCCGAGCGCGCCGACCCTGAACTCCGTCGCGGCGCGCGCGGGGGTGTCCCGGGCCACGGCCGGGCGCGTCCTGGCCGGGTACGGCCGGGTCAGCGACGCGGCGCGGGAGGCGGTGCTGCGGGCCGCCGCGGAGCTGGCCTACGTGCCCAACCAGGCGGCGCGCTCGCTGGTGACCCGCCGCACCGGGTCGGTGGCGCTGGTCGTCGTCGAGCCGGTCGAGCGGTTCTTCGCCGACTCCTACTTCCCGCTGGTCCTCAGCGGGGCTCAGGCCCGGCTCGCCGAGCGGGAGGTCCAGCTCGTCCTGGTGGTGCTCTCGACCGAGCGCGAGCGCGAGCGCTTCGAGCGCTACGCCCGCGGCGGGCACGTCGACGGGGCGATCCTGGTCTCGGTGCACGGGCCGGACCCGCTGCCGCAGCACCTGCAGGACGCCGGCATCCCGGTGGTGCTGTCCGGGCGCCCCTACGACGAGGGCAGCACGGTGCCGTTCGTCTCGGCCGACAACGTCGGCGGGGCGCGCACCGCGACCCGCCACCTGCTCGAGCGCGGCTGCCGGCGGGTCGTCACCGTGGCCGGGCCGATGGACATGCGCGTGGGGCAGGAGCGGCTGGCGGGCTTCCGCACCGAGCTGCGGGCCCAGCACCGCCGCTTCAGCGCGGGGCTGGCCGAGGTGGGCGACTTCACGGCCGACGGCGGCCGGGCCGCGACGCGGGTGCTGCTGGAGCGCTGGCCGGACCTGGACGGGGTGTTCGCGGCCAACGACCTCATGGCCGCGGGAGCGCTGCAGGCGCTGGCGGCGGCCGGGCGGGCCGTGCCCGGGCAGGTGCGCGTCGTCGGCTTCGACGACGCCCCGCTGGCCGCGGCCGCGACGCCGCCGCTGACGACGGTGCGCCAGCCGGTGGTGGAGATGGGGCGGGAGCTGGCGGGCCTGCTGCTGGCCCTGGTCGACGGGGCGCCCGGGGTGGCCGACGTCGTGGTCCCGACCCAGCTCGTCGAACGCGCCACGTCCTGA
- the trpS gene encoding tryptophan--tRNA ligase, which produces MSAEAAHTVTQVTTASGRPRLLSGMQPTSGSLHLGNYLGALKQWVALQDTHEALYCVVDLHALTVAPDPAELRERTRWTAAQYVAAGIDPERSALFVQSHVPAHAQLAWVLSCLTGFGEAGRMTQFKDKSAKQGSDSTTVGLFTYPVLMAADILLYQAAEVPVGEDQRQHLELTRNLAQRFNSRFGDTFVVPEPFIPKETAKIYDLQDPTAKMSKSSSSPNGIVDVMDDPKVTAKKIRSAVTDTGREVLYDPVEKAGVSNLLSIHSALSGRTIAELEADFAGRGYGDLKKELAEVVTDALGPVRARATELMADPGALDELLAAGADRANEIAERTLATVYDKVGLVGRAGGRGR; this is translated from the coding sequence ATGTCGGCTGAGGCAGCGCACACGGTCACCCAGGTCACCACCGCGTCGGGTCGCCCCCGCCTGCTGTCGGGCATGCAGCCCACGTCGGGCTCGCTGCACCTGGGCAACTACCTCGGCGCGCTGAAGCAGTGGGTCGCCCTGCAGGACACCCACGAGGCCCTGTACTGCGTCGTCGACCTGCACGCCCTGACGGTCGCCCCCGACCCCGCCGAGCTGCGCGAGCGCACCCGCTGGACCGCCGCGCAGTACGTCGCCGCGGGCATCGACCCCGAGCGCTCGGCGCTGTTCGTCCAGAGCCACGTCCCCGCCCACGCCCAGCTCGCCTGGGTCCTGTCCTGCCTCACCGGCTTCGGCGAGGCCGGCCGCATGACGCAGTTCAAGGACAAGTCCGCCAAGCAGGGCAGCGACTCCACCACCGTCGGCCTGTTCACCTACCCCGTCCTCATGGCGGCCGACATCCTGCTCTACCAGGCCGCCGAGGTCCCCGTCGGCGAGGACCAGCGCCAGCACCTGGAGCTGACCCGCAACCTCGCCCAGCGCTTCAACTCCCGCTTCGGCGACACCTTCGTCGTGCCCGAGCCCTTCATCCCCAAGGAGACGGCGAAGATCTACGACCTGCAGGACCCCACGGCCAAGATGAGCAAGTCCTCCTCCTCGCCCAACGGCATCGTCGACGTCATGGACGACCCGAAGGTCACCGCCAAGAAGATCCGCTCGGCCGTCACCGACACCGGCCGCGAGGTGCTCTACGACCCCGTGGAGAAGGCTGGGGTCTCCAACCTCCTGTCCATCCACTCCGCGCTGTCCGGGCGCACGATCGCCGAGCTGGAGGCCGACTTCGCCGGCCGCGGCTACGGGGACCTGAAGAAGGAGCTCGCCGAGGTCGTCACCGACGCCCTGGGCCCGGTCCGCGCCCGCGCCACCGAGCTCATGGCCGACCCCGGCGCCCTCGACGAGCTGCTGGCCGCCGGCGCCGACCGCGCCAACGAGATCGCCGAGCGCACGCTGGCCACGGTGTACGACAAGGTCGGCCTCGTCGGCCGCGCTGGTGGACGGGGCCGGTGA